One region of Streptomyces leeuwenhoekii genomic DNA includes:
- the murC gene encoding UDP-N-acetylmuramate--L-alanine ligase, translated as MAPGLPTAMDRPHFIGIGGAGMSGIAKILAQRGARVAGSDAKDSATAEALRALGATVHLGHAAAHLADDASCVVVSSAIRPDNPELVRATELGIPVVHRSDALAALMTGLRPIAVAGTHGKTTTTSMLAVALSELGLKPSYAIGGDLDAPGSNALHGEGEIFVAEADESDRSFHTYAPEVAIVLNVELDHHANYASMDEIYESFETFAGKIVPGGTLVIAADHEGARELTRRLAGSVRTVTYGEAADADVRILSVVPQGLTSEVTVVMDGTELTFTVSVPGRHYAHNAVAALAAGAALGVPAAELAPALAAYTGVKRRLQLKGEAAGVQVIDSYAHHPTEMTADLEAMRGAVGDARILVVFQPHLFSRTQELGKEMGQALALADASVVLDIYPAREDPIPGVTSDLIIEAARSAGADVTPLHDKAEVPEVIAGMAKPGDLVLTMGAGDVTDLGPRILDRLSK; from the coding sequence ATGGCACCCGGCCTTCCTACCGCCATGGACCGACCGCACTTCATCGGCATCGGCGGCGCCGGGATGTCGGGCATCGCGAAGATCCTCGCGCAGCGCGGCGCCCGGGTGGCCGGCAGCGACGCCAAGGACTCCGCGACCGCCGAGGCGCTGCGCGCGCTGGGCGCCACCGTGCACCTCGGGCACGCGGCCGCGCACCTCGCCGACGACGCGAGCTGCGTGGTCGTCTCCTCGGCGATCCGGCCGGACAACCCCGAGCTGGTGCGCGCCACCGAGCTGGGCATCCCGGTCGTGCACCGCTCCGACGCGCTGGCCGCGCTGATGACGGGGCTGCGCCCGATCGCGGTGGCCGGTACGCACGGCAAGACCACGACCACCTCCATGCTGGCGGTGGCGCTGTCCGAGCTCGGCCTGAAGCCCTCCTACGCCATCGGCGGCGACCTGGACGCCCCCGGCTCCAACGCGCTGCACGGCGAGGGCGAGATCTTCGTCGCCGAGGCGGACGAGAGCGACCGCAGCTTCCACACCTACGCGCCCGAGGTCGCGATCGTGCTCAACGTGGAGCTGGACCACCACGCCAACTACGCCTCGATGGACGAGATCTACGAGTCCTTCGAGACGTTCGCCGGGAAGATCGTCCCCGGTGGCACGCTGGTGATCGCGGCGGACCACGAGGGCGCGCGGGAGCTGACGCGGCGGCTGGCCGGGTCGGTCAGGACGGTGACGTACGGCGAGGCGGCCGACGCCGACGTGCGGATCCTGTCCGTGGTGCCGCAGGGCCTCACCAGCGAGGTGACGGTGGTGATGGACGGCACCGAGCTCACCTTCACCGTCTCCGTCCCCGGCCGTCACTACGCGCACAACGCGGTCGCCGCCCTGGCGGCGGGCGCGGCGCTCGGCGTGCCGGCCGCGGAGCTGGCCCCCGCGCTGGCCGCCTACACGGGCGTCAAGCGGCGTCTGCAGCTCAAGGGCGAGGCGGCCGGGGTCCAGGTGATCGACTCCTACGCCCACCACCCGACGGAGATGACGGCGGACCTGGAGGCGATGCGCGGCGCCGTCGGCGACGCCCGCATCCTGGTCGTCTTCCAGCCCCACCTGTTCTCCCGCACGCAGGAGCTCGGCAAGGAGATGGGCCAGGCGCTGGCCCTGGCGGACGCCTCGGTCGTCCTCGACATCTACCCGGCCCGCGAGGACCCGATCCCCGGTGTCACCAGCGACCTGATCATCGAGGCGGCCCGGTCGGCCGGCGCCGACGTCACGCCGCTGCACGACAAGGCGGAGGTGCCCGAGGTGATCGCGGGAATGGCCAAGCCCGGTGATCTCGTTCTCACCATGGGCGCGGGCGATGTCACGGACCTCGGTCCGCGCATCCTGGACCGTCTGTCGAAGTGA
- a CDS encoding ABC transporter ATP-binding protein: MIRIEEVTKRYPDGTVAVDRLSLEIPDRAITVLVGPSGCGKTTTLRMINRMVEPTEGTILLGGADIRRQPVTALRRSMGYVIQNAGLFQHRTILDNIATVPRMLGWGKARARARAAELMERVGLDAALAGRYPYQLSGGQQQRVGVARALAADPPVLLMDEPFSAVDPVVRKGLQDELLRIQDELGKTIVFVTHDIDEAIKLGTRVAVLRTGGRLAQFAPPAELLSDPADSFVEDFLGADRGIRRLSFFSSAGLELTTDPVVPAGATAERIGRSDAPYLLVTDAQGRPLGWSRPQDLTAGDAGPGRLLPYGRPFVPGTDSLRAALDCAVLSPTGWAVAVDSGGRVTGVVSQQTIGEAIRGAHAGERAGSEVAG; the protein is encoded by the coding sequence TTGATACGGATCGAGGAAGTCACCAAGCGCTACCCGGACGGCACGGTGGCGGTCGACCGGCTCTCCCTGGAGATACCCGACCGTGCGATCACCGTCCTCGTCGGACCGTCCGGCTGCGGCAAGACCACGACCCTGCGGATGATCAACAGAATGGTGGAGCCCACCGAGGGCACCATCCTCCTCGGCGGCGCGGACATCCGGCGGCAGCCGGTCACCGCACTGCGCCGGTCCATGGGATACGTCATCCAGAACGCCGGGCTCTTCCAGCACCGCACGATCCTCGACAACATCGCCACCGTGCCCCGCATGCTCGGCTGGGGCAAGGCCAGGGCCCGGGCGCGGGCGGCGGAGCTGATGGAACGCGTCGGACTCGACGCCGCGCTCGCCGGGCGCTACCCCTACCAGCTCTCCGGCGGCCAGCAGCAGCGCGTCGGCGTGGCGCGGGCGCTGGCGGCGGACCCGCCGGTGCTCCTCATGGACGAGCCGTTCTCGGCCGTCGACCCCGTGGTGCGCAAGGGGCTGCAGGACGAACTCCTGCGCATCCAGGACGAGCTGGGCAAGACCATCGTCTTCGTCACGCACGACATCGACGAGGCGATCAAACTCGGCACCAGGGTCGCCGTGCTGCGCACCGGCGGCCGGCTCGCCCAGTTCGCGCCGCCCGCCGAGCTGCTGTCCGATCCGGCCGACTCCTTCGTCGAGGACTTCCTCGGCGCCGACCGCGGCATCCGGCGGCTGTCCTTCTTCTCCTCCGCCGGTCTGGAACTGACCACCGACCCGGTCGTGCCGGCCGGCGCCACCGCCGAACGGATCGGCAGGTCCGACGCCCCCTACCTGCTCGTCACCGACGCCCAGGGCCGGCCCCTCGGCTGGAGCCGGCCGCAGGACCTGACCGCGGGGGACGCCGGCCCCGGGCGGCTGCTGCCGTACGGGCGGCCCTTCGTGCCCGGCACCGACTCGCTGCGGGCCGCCCTGGACTGCGCCGTGCTGTCGCCGACCGGCTGGGCGGTCGCCGTGGACTCCGGCGGCCGGGTGACGGGAGTGGTCTCCCAGCAGACGATAGGCGAGGCGATCCGCGGCGCCCACGCCGGGGAACGCGCGGGCAGCGAGGTCGCCGGGTGA
- a CDS encoding ABC transporter substrate-binding protein, whose product MTSTAKSSRSTTRHTGAAAAALAAVAALLAGCSSGGTSDDPLAGEEAEAGTVVVGSNNFAESTLLADIYGEALKAKGIKVEYKHNIGSRETTYGLMKNGSVTVLPEYNGALLAYLDAEAAPKTVEETTKAIEAKLDAKLTLLEPSPAQNKDSVTVNAATAKKHGLTARSSIGDLRDIAGDLVIGGSPEFQTRHQGLKGLKTVYGVEFKSFKALDAGGPLTLAALRKNTVQAADVFTTDPAITKEKLVVLKDPENLFGFQNVQPLVREGSLPREGAEALDAVSRKLDTATLRDLDAQVQTEKKDPLDVAKEWLRSQGLV is encoded by the coding sequence ATGACGTCTACCGCGAAGAGCAGCAGATCCACAACGAGGCACACCGGTGCGGCGGCCGCCGCGCTCGCCGCCGTCGCGGCACTGCTCGCGGGCTGTTCGTCCGGCGGCACCTCCGACGATCCGCTGGCGGGGGAGGAGGCGGAGGCCGGGACCGTCGTCGTCGGCTCGAACAACTTCGCCGAGAGCACGCTGCTCGCCGACATCTACGGCGAGGCCCTCAAGGCCAAGGGCATCAAGGTCGAGTACAAGCACAACATCGGCAGCCGCGAGACGACGTACGGCCTGATGAAGAACGGCTCCGTCACCGTGCTGCCGGAGTACAACGGGGCGCTGCTGGCCTATCTGGACGCCGAGGCCGCGCCGAAGACGGTCGAGGAGACGACCAAGGCCATCGAGGCGAAGCTCGACGCGAAACTGACGCTGCTGGAGCCGTCGCCCGCGCAGAACAAGGACTCCGTCACCGTCAACGCGGCCACCGCGAAGAAGCACGGGCTCACCGCCCGGTCCTCCATCGGCGACCTCCGGGACATCGCCGGCGACCTGGTGATCGGCGGCTCTCCGGAGTTTCAGACCCGCCACCAGGGGCTGAAGGGCCTGAAGACGGTGTACGGCGTGGAGTTCAAGTCGTTCAAGGCGCTGGACGCGGGCGGGCCGCTGACCCTCGCGGCCCTGCGGAAGAACACCGTGCAGGCCGCGGACGTCTTCACCACCGACCCGGCCATCACCAAGGAGAAGCTCGTCGTCCTGAAGGACCCGGAGAATCTCTTCGGCTTCCAGAACGTGCAGCCGCTGGTCCGCGAGGGCAGCCTGCCGCGGGAAGGGGCCGAGGCCCTCGACGCCGTCTCCCGCAAGCTGGACACGGCCACGCTGCGCGACCTGGACGCACAGGTCCAGACCGAGAAGAAGGACCCGCTGGACGTGGCCAAGGAGTGGCTGAGGTCGCAGGGCCTCGTCTGA
- a CDS encoding pyrimidine reductase family protein: protein MRRLFPVTHQTADSGSGPAPGADGTDREWSLAELASAYAYPERDAGGAGVWLRANMVSTLDGAAQHDGRSQPISSAADMRIFGTLRALADVVVVGAETVRREGYRPARARAEFAALREAAGQGPAPAIAVVSAGLELDFSLPLFTSPLAPTLILTGAAAAPDRIAAARKAGARVVIAGEGAGVDPARAVRALAELGHTRLLTEGGPRLLGQLTAAGVLDELCLTVSPMLTAGDAQRIAGGPSVAVPHRFELVSLLEEEGFLFSRYRRV, encoded by the coding sequence ATGCGACGCCTGTTCCCTGTGACCCACCAGACAGCAGATTCCGGTTCCGGCCCCGCCCCCGGTGCGGACGGGACCGACCGCGAGTGGAGCCTGGCCGAGCTGGCCTCCGCCTACGCCTATCCGGAGCGGGACGCGGGCGGGGCGGGGGTGTGGCTGCGGGCCAACATGGTCTCCACGCTCGACGGGGCGGCCCAGCACGACGGCCGTTCCCAGCCCATCTCCAGCGCGGCCGACATGCGGATCTTCGGCACGCTGCGGGCGCTGGCGGACGTGGTGGTCGTCGGCGCGGAGACGGTGCGGCGGGAGGGGTACCGCCCGGCACGCGCGCGGGCCGAGTTCGCCGCGCTGCGGGAGGCGGCCGGGCAGGGCCCGGCGCCCGCGATCGCGGTGGTCAGCGCCGGTCTGGAGCTGGACTTCTCGCTGCCGCTGTTCACCTCCCCCCTGGCGCCCACGCTGATCCTGACGGGCGCCGCGGCGGCCCCGGACCGGATCGCCGCCGCTCGGAAGGCGGGCGCCCGGGTGGTGATCGCCGGGGAGGGCGCCGGGGTGGACCCCGCCCGGGCGGTCCGGGCCCTGGCGGAGCTCGGCCACACCCGGCTGCTGACCGAGGGCGGCCCCCGGCTGCTGGGCCAGCTCACCGCGGCGGGCGTCCTGGACGAGCTGTGCCTGACCGTCTCCCCGATGCTGACCGCGGGCGACGCGCAGCGCATCGCCGGGGGGCCGTCGGTGGCGGTGCCGCACCGCTTCGAACTGGTGTCCCTGCTGGAGGAGGAAGGTTTCCTCTTCAGTCGGTACCGGCGGGTCTGA
- a CDS encoding ABC transporter permease, with amino-acid sequence MNGVLDGFFDIPSDLQHSYPGLIGLHLREALLPVLAGLLLALPLAQLCVRLRRLYPPVLAVTTVLYAIPSLAFFVVLIDYTGQTELTVMIPLAVYSLVVLVPAIVDGVRSVPEETLAAATAMGFGPVRRYLQVQLPIAVPAIVAGLRVATVSSISLVSVGALIGNQGALGNLLAAAQKYDRPVLAVNSVLTTAVLAILCDALLVLARVLLTPWMPSPARRRPRPAAGRKPARPREATR; translated from the coding sequence GTGAACGGCGTGCTCGACGGCTTCTTCGACATTCCCAGCGACCTCCAGCACAGCTACCCCGGCCTGATCGGGCTGCATCTGCGCGAGGCCCTCCTGCCGGTCCTGGCCGGGCTGCTGCTCGCCCTGCCCCTCGCCCAGCTCTGCGTACGGCTGCGCCGGCTCTACCCGCCGGTGCTGGCGGTGACGACCGTGCTGTACGCGATCCCCTCGCTGGCCTTCTTCGTCGTCCTCATCGACTACACCGGCCAGACCGAGCTGACGGTGATGATCCCGCTCGCCGTCTACAGCCTGGTGGTGCTCGTCCCGGCGATCGTCGACGGGGTGCGGTCGGTGCCCGAGGAGACGCTGGCCGCCGCCACCGCCATGGGCTTCGGCCCCGTACGGCGCTATCTCCAGGTGCAGTTGCCGATCGCCGTGCCCGCGATCGTCGCCGGGCTGCGGGTGGCCACGGTGTCGAGCATCTCCCTGGTCAGCGTCGGCGCCCTGATCGGCAACCAGGGCGCCCTCGGCAACCTGCTCGCGGCGGCGCAGAAGTACGACCGGCCGGTGCTGGCGGTGAACTCCGTGCTCACCACCGCCGTCCTGGCGATCCTGTGCGATGCCCTGCTGGTCCTGGCGCGCGTCCTGCTGACTCCCTGGATGCCGTCCCCCGCCCGCCGGCGGCCGAGGCCGGCGGCCGGGCGGAAGCCGGCCCGGCCGAGGGAGGCGACCCGGTGA
- a CDS encoding carbonic anhydrase, with product MQPLIDNARTFGQRPEEFAPLAEGQSPEVLFITCSDSRVVPALITGARPGRLFELRTAGNVVPLYAADRPTGEAATIEYAVQVLGVRHIVVCGHSHCGAVGAIVRGDDLTAVPAVRAWLAHAAEEPKCSDPADPTVAEAVQNHVLAQLERLRSYPCVERRLAEGDVSLHGWYYEVHTGAVREHRADTGAFEAL from the coding sequence ATGCAGCCCCTCATCGACAACGCCCGCACGTTCGGACAGCGCCCTGAGGAGTTCGCCCCTCTCGCCGAAGGCCAGTCGCCGGAGGTCCTGTTCATCACCTGCTCCGACTCGCGGGTCGTTCCCGCCCTGATCACGGGCGCCCGCCCCGGCCGGCTCTTCGAGCTGCGCACCGCCGGCAACGTCGTCCCGCTGTACGCCGCCGACCGCCCGACCGGCGAGGCGGCCACCATCGAGTACGCCGTGCAGGTGCTCGGCGTGCGGCACATCGTCGTCTGCGGCCACTCGCACTGCGGCGCGGTGGGCGCGATCGTGCGCGGCGACGACCTGACCGCCGTACCCGCCGTGCGCGCCTGGCTCGCGCACGCGGCGGAGGAGCCCAAGTGCTCCGACCCGGCCGACCCGACGGTCGCCGAAGCCGTGCAGAACCACGTCCTGGCGCAGCTCGAACGCCTGCGGTCCTACCCCTGCGTCGAACGGCGCCTGGCGGAGGGCGATGTGAGCCTGCACGGCTGGTACTACGAGGTGCACACCGGGGCCGTGCGCGAACACCGCGCGGACACCGGCGCGTTCGAGGCTCTGTGA
- a CDS encoding ABC transporter permease has product MNVLGFVSAFFGDSAHWHGYDGIPHRLLEHVQYSLLALALAAAIGLPVGLVTGHTGRGGNALAFLATAARALPSFGLLVLMAVLLGIGLVPVMIPLVVLAVPPILVTTYEAVRSVDPSPVDAARGMGMRETRILFQVEMPVALPLILSGLRSAAVQIVSTATIAAYVSLGGLGRYIVDGLYQRDYEKVVGGATLVAVLALVTLAAFWAAGRLLVSPGVRRL; this is encoded by the coding sequence GTGAACGTGCTCGGCTTCGTCAGCGCCTTCTTCGGCGACAGCGCCCACTGGCACGGTTACGACGGCATCCCGCACCGCCTGCTGGAGCATGTGCAGTACTCGCTGCTGGCGCTGGCCCTGGCCGCGGCGATCGGGCTGCCCGTCGGCCTGGTGACCGGGCACACCGGCCGCGGCGGCAACGCCCTCGCCTTCCTGGCCACCGCCGCCCGCGCGCTGCCCAGCTTCGGACTGCTGGTCCTGATGGCCGTCCTGCTCGGCATCGGCCTGGTGCCCGTGATGATCCCGCTGGTCGTCCTCGCCGTCCCGCCGATCCTGGTGACCACCTACGAGGCCGTGCGCTCCGTCGATCCGTCCCCGGTGGACGCCGCCCGGGGGATGGGCATGCGCGAGACGCGGATCCTGTTCCAGGTGGAGATGCCGGTGGCGCTGCCGCTGATCCTCAGCGGCCTGCGCTCGGCGGCCGTCCAGATCGTCTCCACCGCCACCATCGCCGCCTACGTCAGCCTCGGCGGACTGGGGCGGTACATCGTCGACGGGCTCTACCAGCGCGACTACGAGAAGGTGGTCGGCGGCGCCACCCTGGTGGCGGTGCTGGCGCTGGTCACCCTCGCGGCGTTCTGGGCGGCGGGGCGGCTGCTGGTGTCGCCGGGAGTGCGCAGGCTCTGA
- the zapE gene encoding cell division protein ZapE, which yields MSSSTAASGSAAHGSAPIADAAPLSLCAREPHVPADRLVAEMVPPPRFDSVRFGTYIPDPNQPSQAEAVRVLEGFAAGLGPAPAAGGRRGFLGFGRAKAPKLPAGPRGVYLDGGYGVGKTHLLASLWHATDAEPSRKAFGTFVELTNLVGALGFQQTVRTLSGHRLLCIDEFELDDPGDTVLVSTLLGKLVDAGVALAATSNTLPGKLGEGRFAAADFLREIQGLSAHFRTLRIDGEDYRHRGLPEAPAPYSDEQVTRAAHATEGASLDDFAELLDHLARVHPSRYGALTDGIAAVCLTGVGPVPDQSTALRLVVLADRLYDREVPVLASGLPFDRLFSEEMLRGGYRKKYFRAISRLTALARDAARLVASN from the coding sequence GTGTCGTCCTCCACCGCCGCCTCCGGTTCCGCCGCCCACGGGTCCGCCCCGATAGCCGACGCGGCCCCGCTGTCCCTGTGCGCCCGCGAGCCGCACGTCCCCGCGGACCGGCTGGTCGCCGAGATGGTGCCGCCGCCCCGCTTCGACTCGGTGCGCTTCGGCACGTACATCCCGGACCCGAACCAGCCCAGCCAGGCCGAGGCCGTCCGCGTCCTGGAAGGCTTCGCGGCCGGACTGGGCCCGGCTCCCGCGGCCGGCGGCAGGCGCGGCTTCCTCGGCTTCGGCAGGGCCAAGGCCCCCAAGCTCCCGGCCGGCCCTCGCGGGGTCTACCTCGACGGCGGTTACGGCGTCGGCAAGACCCATCTGCTGGCCTCGCTGTGGCACGCCACCGACGCCGAACCCTCGCGCAAGGCGTTCGGCACGTTCGTGGAGCTGACCAACCTGGTCGGCGCGCTCGGCTTCCAGCAGACCGTGCGGACGCTGTCCGGGCACCGGCTGCTGTGCATCGACGAGTTCGAGCTGGACGACCCCGGCGACACCGTCCTGGTGTCGACCCTGCTGGGCAAGCTGGTGGACGCCGGCGTCGCGCTCGCCGCCACCTCCAACACGCTGCCGGGCAAGCTCGGCGAGGGCCGGTTCGCCGCGGCCGACTTCCTGCGTGAGATCCAGGGCCTGTCCGCCCACTTCCGCACCCTGCGCATCGACGGCGAGGACTACCGCCACCGCGGCCTGCCCGAGGCGCCCGCGCCGTACTCCGACGAGCAGGTGACCCGCGCCGCGCACGCCACCGAGGGGGCCTCCCTCGACGACTTCGCGGAGCTGCTGGACCATCTCGCCCGGGTCCACCCGAGCCGCTACGGCGCCCTGACCGACGGCATCGCGGCCGTGTGCCTCACCGGCGTGGGTCCGGTGCCGGACCAGTCGACCGCGCTGCGGCTCGTCGTCCTCGCGGACCGGCTCTACGACCGCGAGGTGCCCGTCCTGGCCTCGGGCCTGCCCTTCGACCGGCTGTTCAGCGAGGAGATGCTGCGGGGCGGCTACCGCAAGAAGTACTTCCGGGCGATCTCCCGCCTCACCGCGCTGGCCCGGGACGCGGCGCGGCTGGTCGCGTCCAACTGA
- the msrB gene encoding peptide-methionine (R)-S-oxide reductase MsrB → MPYDVEKPDEQWRAELSPAEYAVLRQAATEPAFTGEYTDTRTKGVYSCRACGAELFTSDTKFASHCGWPSFYDPKDTDAVELVEDRSHGMVRTEVRCARCGSHLGHVFEGEGYPTPTDQRYCINSIALRLAPEEG, encoded by the coding sequence GTGCCGTACGACGTCGAGAAGCCGGACGAGCAGTGGCGCGCGGAGCTGTCCCCGGCCGAGTACGCGGTGCTGCGCCAGGCGGCCACGGAGCCCGCCTTCACCGGTGAGTACACCGACACCAGGACCAAGGGCGTCTACTCCTGCCGGGCCTGCGGCGCGGAGCTGTTCACCTCGGACACCAAGTTCGCCTCCCACTGCGGGTGGCCGTCCTTCTACGACCCGAAGGACACCGACGCGGTGGAGCTGGTCGAGGACCGCTCCCACGGCATGGTGCGCACCGAGGTGCGGTGCGCCCGGTGCGGATCGCACCTCGGGCACGTCTTCGAGGGCGAGGGCTACCCGACCCCGACCGACCAGCGGTACTGCATCAACAGCATCGCCCTGCGGCTGGCACCGGAAGAGGGCTGA
- a CDS encoding slipin family protein codes for MLEELLTAAAATGSAGAVYLSAAARVVKQYERGVVFRLGRLHGEVRRPGFTLIVPAVDRMRKVNMQIVTMPVPAQEGITRDNVTVRVDAVVYFKVVDAAAAVVNVEDYRFAVSQMAQTSLRSIIGKSELDDLLSDREKLNQGLELMIDSPAVGWGVQIDRVEIKDVSLPDTMKRSMARQAEADRERRARVINADAELQASRKLAEAAQQMADTPSALQLRLLQTVVAVAAEKNSTLVLPFPVELLRFLERAQQQIPPGTTRDTREQSAGT; via the coding sequence ATGCTGGAGGAGCTGCTGACGGCGGCCGCGGCGACCGGGTCTGCGGGTGCGGTGTACCTGTCCGCCGCGGCACGGGTCGTCAAGCAGTACGAACGCGGCGTGGTCTTCCGGCTCGGCCGGCTCCACGGCGAGGTGCGCCGGCCCGGCTTCACGCTCATCGTGCCCGCCGTGGACCGGATGCGGAAGGTCAACATGCAGATCGTGACGATGCCGGTGCCCGCGCAGGAGGGCATCACCCGGGACAACGTCACGGTGCGGGTCGACGCGGTGGTGTACTTCAAGGTCGTGGACGCGGCGGCGGCCGTCGTCAACGTCGAGGACTACCGGTTCGCCGTCTCCCAGATGGCGCAGACGTCGCTGCGTTCCATCATCGGCAAGAGCGAGCTGGACGATCTGCTCTCGGACCGCGAGAAACTGAACCAGGGCCTGGAGCTGATGATCGACAGCCCGGCCGTCGGCTGGGGCGTGCAGATCGACCGGGTCGAGATCAAGGACGTGTCGCTGCCGGACACGATGAAGCGGTCGATGGCCCGGCAGGCCGAGGCCGACCGCGAGCGGCGGGCCCGGGTCATCAACGCCGACGCCGAACTCCAGGCGTCGAGAAAGCTCGCCGAGGCCGCGCAGCAGATGGCCGACACCCCCTCCGCGCTCCAACTGCGCCTGCTCCAGACCGTCGTCGCGGTCGCCGCGGAGAAGAACTCCACCCTGGTCCTGCCCTTCCCGGTCGAGCTGCTGCGCTTCCTGGAGAGGGCCCAGCAGCAGATCCCGCCCGGCACCACGAGGGACACCAGGGAGCAGTCCGCCGGCACGTGA
- a CDS encoding SulP family inorganic anion transporter: protein MTSISKISKFPHLRQDFAASLVVFLVALPLCVGVAVASGVPAEVGLVTGIVGGIITGLLPGSSLQVSGPAAGLTVLVFEAVDTYGLAALGVIVLITGLLQLAMGALKLGRWFRAISISVVEGMLAGIGLVIIAGQLYAAAGLKAPASGIDKILGLPGAAADIFGSTEALASLAVGAGTIAVVVLWKRLPKGAQTVPGALAAVVLATLVTLAFGLPVATVEVQGLLDSIQPPGADEFAGLASIGMIGTILAFTLIASAESLFSAAAVDRLHDGPRTEYNKELMAQGAGNAVCGVLGALPMTAVIVRSSANVAAGARTKASRVLHGVWLLLFAALLPAALALIPLPALAGILIHAGWKLIPLRGLVSLWRSHRGEALILVVTAVSIVAVNMFEGVLIGLALSVVKTAWEASHLRLEVIDKGAGPVQVYLSGNATFLRLPKILDSLESLPQDRPVELDLSGLHHLDHACRTALENWAERHSATGTDPVKVTEPAVRAEVPEPSKADAGAKATAV from the coding sequence ATGACCTCGATATCGAAAATATCCAAGTTCCCGCACCTGCGGCAGGACTTCGCCGCCTCCCTCGTCGTCTTCCTGGTCGCCCTCCCGCTGTGCGTGGGCGTCGCCGTCGCCTCCGGCGTCCCGGCCGAAGTGGGCCTGGTCACCGGCATCGTCGGCGGGATCATCACCGGTCTGCTGCCGGGCAGCAGCCTGCAGGTGTCCGGGCCGGCCGCCGGCCTGACCGTGCTGGTCTTCGAGGCGGTCGACACCTACGGCCTGGCCGCGCTCGGCGTGATCGTGCTGATAACCGGGCTGCTCCAGCTCGCCATGGGCGCCCTGAAGCTGGGGCGCTGGTTCCGGGCGATCTCCATCTCCGTCGTCGAGGGCATGCTGGCCGGCATCGGACTGGTGATCATCGCCGGTCAGTTGTACGCGGCGGCCGGACTGAAGGCACCCGCCTCCGGTATCGACAAGATCCTGGGCCTGCCCGGGGCCGCCGCCGACATCTTCGGCAGCACCGAGGCACTCGCTTCGCTCGCCGTGGGCGCGGGCACCATCGCCGTGGTGGTCCTGTGGAAGCGGCTGCCGAAGGGCGCGCAGACCGTGCCGGGCGCGCTCGCCGCGGTCGTGCTGGCGACGCTGGTCACGCTCGCGTTCGGCCTGCCGGTCGCGACCGTCGAGGTGCAGGGTCTGCTGGACTCCATCCAGCCGCCCGGCGCGGACGAGTTCGCCGGACTGGCGAGCATCGGCATGATCGGCACGATCCTCGCCTTCACCCTGATCGCCTCCGCCGAGAGCCTGTTCAGCGCCGCGGCGGTGGACCGGCTGCACGACGGGCCGCGCACCGAGTACAACAAGGAGCTCATGGCGCAGGGCGCGGGCAACGCGGTCTGCGGTGTGCTCGGCGCGCTGCCGATGACCGCGGTCATCGTGCGCAGCTCCGCCAATGTCGCGGCGGGCGCGCGGACCAAGGCCTCCCGGGTCCTGCACGGCGTGTGGCTGCTGCTCTTCGCGGCGCTGCTGCCGGCCGCGCTGGCCCTGATCCCGCTGCCCGCGCTGGCCGGCATCCTGATCCACGCGGGCTGGAAGCTGATCCCGCTGCGGGGGCTCGTCTCGCTGTGGCGCTCGCACCGGGGCGAGGCGCTGATCCTGGTGGTCACCGCCGTGTCGATCGTCGCGGTCAACATGTTCGAGGGGGTGCTGATCGGTCTGGCGCTGTCCGTGGTCAAGACCGCCTGGGAAGCCTCGCACCTGCGACTCGAGGTCATCGACAAGGGCGCCGGGCCGGTCCAGGTGTACCTGTCGGGCAACGCGACCTTCCTGCGGCTGCCGAAGATCCTCGACAGCCTGGAGTCCCTGCCGCAGGACCGGCCGGTCGAGCTCGACCTGTCGGGCCTGCACCACCTGGACCACGCCTGCCGTACGGCGCTGGAGAACTGGGCGGAGCGGCACAGTGCCACGGGTACGGATCCGGTGAAGGTGACGGAGCCCGCCGTGCGGGCCGAGGTCCCGGAGCCGTCCAAGGCTGACGCCGGGGCCAAGGCCACGGCCGTCTAG